The Candidatus Babeliales bacterium genome contains a region encoding:
- a CDS encoding polymorphic toxin-type HINT domain-containing protein, translating into MTYKSLLLTSLLFIFAHLNLLKAEGFIAGTLVKTKYGYLPIEQLTIGNDIIAHEYNDVLEEQSITAITQYKTNQLIKININNITIFTAPDQKFYSYNQNKWIFAHELTTSDTLMNSHGKAITIDAITIINEQQTMYSISLANSHTFYISSENILVHNFINVFITFPLLVRPIVEIVKVGLTIGGTFLAAHCATKIAKKNRNTPNDAIQNHNTIVSGGGWQDPEDNNKKHPHGIYEKSPYHHSKSKGKKSPCPRNGQRCLDYSLPTEGTQRISIENDNFVVLKYTSPGKFHGYIVTWKQLEGSMQSMLIKNGFVTKSGKILKQITEIILT; encoded by the coding sequence ATGACGTACAAGTCATTACTATTGACCAGCTTGCTCTTTATATTTGCACATTTAAATCTACTGAAAGCTGAAGGTTTTATTGCCGGCACTCTTGTAAAAACAAAATATGGTTACCTACCTATTGAACAACTTACCATTGGCAACGACATCATTGCTCATGAATATAATGATGTTCTCGAAGAACAATCAATAACCGCTATTACACAATACAAGACAAATCAACTGATCAAAATTAACATCAATAATATTACTATTTTTACAGCACCTGATCAAAAGTTCTATTCTTACAATCAAAATAAATGGATTTTTGCTCATGAATTAACAACATCAGATACGTTAATGAATAGTCATGGAAAAGCAATTACTATTGATGCTATTACTATTATTAATGAACAACAAACAATGTATTCTATTTCTCTTGCAAATTCTCACACATTTTATATTTCTTCTGAAAATATTCTTGTTCACAATTTTATTAACGTTTTTATAACTTTTCCTTTGCTAGTTAGACCGATAGTAGAAATAGTAAAGGTCGGACTAACAATTGGTGGTACATTTTTAGCTGCGCATTGCGCTACCAAAATAGCAAAAAAAAATAGAAACACTCCAAATGACGCTATACAAAATCACAATACTATTGTTAGTGGTGGCGGATGGCAAGACCCTGAAGACAATAACAAAAAACATCCTCATGGAATTTACGAAAAATCTCCCTATCATCATTCTAAAAGTAAAGGTAAAAAAAGTCCTTGCCCCAGAAATGGTCAACGTTGTTTAGATTATTCTTTACCAACAGAAGGAACACAACGAATATCAATTGAAAATGATAACTTTGTTGTACTTAAATATACATCTCCCGGTAAATTTCATGGATATATTGTTACATGGAAACAATTAGAAGGATCTATGCAAAGTATGTTAATCAAAAACGGCTTTGTAACAAAATCAGGAAAAATCCTAAAACAAATCACCGAAATAATTTTAACATGA